One segment of Triticum aestivum cultivar Chinese Spring chromosome 2A, IWGSC CS RefSeq v2.1, whole genome shotgun sequence DNA contains the following:
- the LOC123187265 gene encoding thylakoid lumenal 15.0 kDa protein 2, chloroplastic, which produces MVLLVLSTLPRAPYGAAASTSSPTPLSIHPRPRRHPLAVARCSARLTPPPTAAATGREAAASWAGKLAGAVPWKAAVSSALALTLSFSCFVGLANAKAGVNKPELLPKEFTTVIDVAGFLSSGQENRLRQEIEDLEKDTGYKLRVLAQNYPDTPGLAIKDFWQVDDRTIVFVADPTFGNIINFNIGSLIDLDIPQSFWSRVAGKYGNMFYWKEKGEDASIEGAVMAISRCLREPTGASNCSEVF; this is translated from the exons ATGGTTCTCCTCGTCCTATCCACCCTCCCACGGGCACCCTACGGAGCAGCCGCGTCCACATCGTCGCCGACGCCGTTATCCATTCACCCGCGGCCAAGGCGGCATCCTCTCGCCGTCGCGCGCTGCTCCGCTCGTCTgacgccgccgcccaccgccgcagcCACCGGCAGGGAGGCCGCTGCTTCTTGGGCCGGCAAGCTAGCCGGCGCCGTGCCATGGAAGGCCGCCGTCTCCAGCGCGCTCGCGCTCACCTTATCCTTCTCCTGCT TTGTTGGTTTGGCCAATGCCAAGGCTGGGGTCAACAAACCTGAGTTGCTCCCCAAGGAGTTCACCACCGTCATTGACGTCGCCGGTTTTCTCTCTTCAGGCCAG GAAAATCGTTTGCGCCAAGAGATTGAAGACCTAGAGAAGGACACTGGGTATAAGTTGAGAGTTCTCGCACAAAATTATCCGGATACACCAG GACTGGCTATCAAGGATTTTTGGCAAGTTGATGACCGAACTATTGTCTTTGTTGCAGATCCCACCTTCG GTAACATTATAAATTTCAACATTGGTTCATTGATTGATCTAGACATTCCTCAGAGCTTCTGGAGTCGTGTTGCAGGGAAGTATGGAAACATGTTCTATTGGAAAGAAAAG GGAGAGGATGCGTCAATTGAAGGCGCTGTGATGGCAATATCGCGCTGCCTGAGAGAGCCCACAGGGGCAAGTAATTGTTCCGAGGTGTTTTAG